The Candidatus Lernaella stagnicola DNA window TCATCGTGTTGGGCAGCATACCGGAAGTGACGGCCAGTTCGCTCATCGAAATCGGTCCTAGGCGGCCGACGACTTCCACTGTTGCCGCCTCCTGGATCGGCAGCACGACATTCTGCCGATCTCTTCCCCAATTGATAAAACCCTCGTCGACCAGCAATTGCAGGCAAGCACGAGTTCGTTCCGACAAAGATTCATTTGCGGGAGTCATTTATTTCACCCTTCGAATAATTCGAGTCTCGAATAAATGAAAACTAGCGAGGTGGACTTTAGTTGTCAACGGGCAAAGTCGTGGCTATTTTGAGATTGAGTGTCTGTTTGACTCAAATAGGAAGGCGCGTAAAATGGCGCCCCAATCCGATTGGATAGGTGGTGAGCCCGGCAGGGCTCCAGAAAGGAAGCGACATGTACTCCCGCCTTAGTGTTTTGATCGCCTTTGCGGCTCTGCTGCTTATCCCGGCGACTTCCGTCTGGGCGATCGATTTCGACGTCGCTGCGTCGGTTGACGCCATCGAAGCCGACTTCGAAACGCAACAGATCGACGCCGACCAAGCGGCGTTGCAGATCGCCTTTGCGCTGTTCGACAACAGTCGGCTGCAGTCGCGCTATCACCGCGCGGCAAACGCGCCGAAAATTCGCACTTCGGAACTTGTCGGGACGAGCCAGTGCGGTACCGCCGAAATCTTGAAACTGCGGCGAATCCTGCAGCAGGCCTCGGCCGCGGTGCGGGCTCAAGTGCAGAAGATCATGATGCCGGGTACGCCGCGCGGCGTGACGCTTAACGCCGGCAAAGCCTTGGGCCACAATCCGCTCGGCACCGAACTTCCCAACAACTACTACACCGAACACTTCGCCATCCGGTGGGGTGACAGTTACGCGGCCGACACCGACACCATCGAGTTTTGGGGCCAGATCCTGGAAGACGAGATATGGGACACGGAAGTCGTTGCCTGGGACTATCCCGACGTTTACGCGTCCGACACGTATTACGTTGACGTGTATATCGGCAACAGCGGCAGCGGTGCTCCGATCATCGACTTCGCCGGCGCCTACACCACGATATACGACGACGGCAGCCAGTGGGGCGAGGACGGTGAATACCAACCGCTGATCGTGTTCCACCCCGATCTGTTGGCGTACGAAAGCACGATTCAATCGGTCAGCGCGCACGAGTTTTTCCACACGTTGCAATTTACGTTAGCCGTCAACGGCGAGAACTATTACATCTTCGACCAAAACAGCCTTTGGTGGATCGAAGGAACCGCCACCTGGGCTTCCAGTGTGATGTATGAAGACCTGAATGACTACGTCTACTACGTGTACGGCTGGTCGCAGGAGGCCTTCGAATCTCTCACGAAACAGGGCAATGGCGACGAATACGGGCGTGTCATTTGGGCCCGGTTCTTGTACGAATTTCACGGCGGGTTGGATGCGATCCACGAAATTTGGGTCAACGGTTCGGGCACGAGCGCCTTGTTCGGCAACGCCGGTTACCTGAAACACCAGGACATGGAATGGGACAACGCCTGGGTGGACTTCGTTCAACAGTTACTCGCGGAGAGTTTCGAAGATAACGATGTGATCCCGAATTTCGGTGATTATCGCACCGTCGCCACGTTCCCCTACGCACAGTGGGAAATTGACGGCAACCAGCAGCCGCACATCAACAGCGTGCATAAAATCATGGTGCGAAACGGCGACGAAACGGATCCGCGATTGAATATCTGGTTCCAACCCGAGGACATCACGCTGGACGGCGCCGACTGGCTGCTCGTGGCATACAAGGAAACCGCTGCTGGCGACATCGAAGCACAAGTGCTCGACGTAAGCACCAAGGACGCGCCGTATGAATTCACTATCGACGGCCTGGGCTCCACGTACGACCGCATCCACCTGCTGATTACGCCGATCAGTTCCACTGAAGATAACTATATCGCCAGTTGGGACTACATGCTGCAACTCACCCGCGGCGACGATGCCTTCCAGGAACCGCCGGTGGGCGACGACGATACCGCCGGTGATGACGACACGATCGGTGACGACGACGACGACGACGACGATGATACTTCCGGCGCTCAGCCGGGCGGCGACGACGACGACGACGATGACGATGGGGGAGGCTGCGGCTGCTAGCGGGGTAAAAACTCTGAAATAACGCCAACTAACGCCGGGGCGCTGCTGATGCAGTCCCCGGCGTTTTGTTTATCTAGCCGCTCCGGCCGGTCCGACGACTCCGGCTTTAACGGAATCCTCATTAATTCTTAGCCATTTCCTAATATATTATTGACCTCGCGTGGGGGCTTCGCTAAAATCACGCCCGGCCGCGATGCCTCTTATTTTTGCGACACATCGTCTGAAACGATATTGCGCGCGGTGCACTACAACGCAGGGACTCCCATGATCCTGGAATTCACGTTCAAAGTCGCTGGCGGCCTCGGGATGTTTCTGTTGGGTATGCGACAAATGTCCGGCGGGCTCCAATCGATCGCCGGCGATTCCCTCCGCCGCATTATTGACCTCCTTACCAGCAATCGTATTGCCGCCGTATGCGTCGGCTTCGTCATCACCGGGGTCATTCAATCCAGCTCCATCACATCCGTGATGGTCGTGGGCTTCGTCAACGCGGGCCTGATGAACCTTACGCAGGCGATCGGCGTGATTATGGGCGCCAATATCGGCACCACTATCACGGGTTGGATTATCGCGATCAAGGTGACGAAATACGCGTTGCCGATGATTGCCCTGGGCGCGTTCGTGTTCCTGTTTTCCAAACGGGAGAAGCCGCAGCTTTACGGTCAGGTGCTATACGGGCTGGGCATGGTTTTTTTCGGTCTGCACTTGATGAAAGACGGCTTTTCGCCGTTGCGCGAGTCCGAGCAGATTATGGTCTGGCTGAATCACTTCGGCGCCGGCGGCCTGAGTTCGCTTATGCTGACGCTCGCAGTGGGGGCAGGCGTATGCATGCTCATCCAGTCCAGTTCGGCCTTCATCGGCATCGTCATGGCCATGAGTTCGACCGGACTATTGGATTTCGAGACGTCCGTCGCGCTGGTGTTGGCGGCGAATATCGGCACGACGATCACCGCCCAACTTGCGGCCTTAGGCACTAATGTCCACGCCCGCCGCGCGGCGCGCGCCCATATGATCTTCAACGTCGTCGGCGTGCTGTTGACGCTGCTCGTATTCCACCGATTTATCGATATCGTCGACGCTCTCGTGCCCAATGATCCGAATCTACTCGCACCGGACGGCACGCGACCGTACGTGATGACCCATCTCGCGATGGCCACGACGATTTTCAACGTGGCTTTCGTTCTGCTGTTCCTCCCCTTTGTCCAATACCTGGCGGCTTTTGTGGCGTGGGCGCTACCCGATCACGGTACCCAGGAACAACACCTGATTGTGGTGGACGAACGTTTCCTTGAAACGCCCGCTCTCGCGTTGGAACAAGCTCGTCGCGAGGTCATCAAAATGAGCGGCTTGGTCAAGGAAATGCTTGACAAGGGCCGGGCCTTGTTTTTGATGGAATCGGGCCGCACAACCGCAGCTCGCGAGATTTTCACGATGGAAGTCTCCGTTGACGAGATGCAAAAGGAATACTCGATCTTTTTGGCCAGGCTGCTGCAGGCTTCGCTGACCCGGGAGGAAAGCGAAGAAGCCCGTGAATTGATTCGCATCTCCGACGAACTGGAAAGCATCGGTGATTTTGCCGAAAACCTGGCCAAATGCTATATGCGCGCCAAGAAGAACAAAACGGTTTTCACAACGGCGGCCAAAGCGGATATTGAGCGTATCGGCCGACACATCGGCGAATATTTCGATCTCATTCTCGAGGCTTTCGAGGGACAGGATACGACCCTGATGCCCGAAGCGAAAAGCCGCGGCGAAACCATCAACGCGTTGGCCGATGAAATCCGTAACAACCATCTCGGTCGCCTAGATGGCGGCCAGTGCGACGCGTTGTCCGGATTGATCTTTTCCGACGTTGTGGTCTCACTGCGACGCATCAAGAACCACACCTTCAACATCGCCGAGGCGGTCGCCCTGCAAAAATAACCGTGGGAGATCAAGCGACTGCGCCGCTTAGGTAAGCTCCACTTTCCACATCCGCGCGCCGCGGGCCACGCAAATGCACCGATCCACGTATTCCACACCGTCGACATTGCGAGTCGGGGCGATTAACGTGCGCTCGATGCCCATCCCAAAAGCGTTTCCCGCCATGGCCCGCAGGGGATCGATCCAATAGATGCGGTCGCGTCCGTAACAACGGTGCACTTCGATGACATGAGCGCCGGCGGCTGCCACACAAGTGCCCGTGCCGTGTTTCCACCAACCCAAAATCCCGGCGTCGAAATCACCCTTGGCGGCGGCGCGGGCGGTGTCCACTACATATGCTTTGCGTCCGCGGCCGCGATCGAGCACGATCAGCAGCGGCCGGTCGCCCAATCGCACCAGGGCCGCGCCTTCCGGCGACACGCGAAGTCCCTCGGCGCGAAATTCGTGTTCCTCGCCGCTCTCGTACCGAACGCACATGGTCTCGCCCGCCATCGTGACTTCGCCCGTGTTCGCGCGGCGGTCCTTCTCCACTTCGGCCCATGGCAGGATCAATACCGCCCGTTCCAGCGGCAGAAAACTCTGATGCAGGAAGAATATGATCACCATGGCCAGCGCGCCGGCGATCATGATGCCGTAGTACAAGAGGATCATAACCGCCCCCGCAGACGTTGGATATGTTCCCTGATGCGTATCCGGCGTTCGGTCCGGCGCGAGAGCTGCTTTTCACGCCGCGCCAACACGTCCGTACCCGGCCATGCCGTGCGGGTACCGGCGCCCAGTACACCGGGCAGAGTCCGCCGCAGGTGCACCATGCCTTGGATCGTTACGCCAATCTGGTACACGCTGAACACCAGCAGGAACCAGTTCAAAATGTCGATATGGAAATGCACTTTGATCAGTAGGAAAATAAACAAGTAGTACTTTGATTTGAATACGAAACGAAAGGGCTGCTCCATTACGTTGCGCGCAATGATCAGCACGATCATGTACAGATACGTGACGATATACAGACCGCCCAACAACGGCACCGCGTGGCCGAAGTGGATCGCCGTCAGCCCTACGATCACCATCGCCGTAATATCGTTCATGATGTCCAGCAACGCGCCCTTGTCCGATGCGTAGCGCCCCAGCCGCGCCACCGGACCGTCGAAGCCGTCCAGAAGAATCGAGATGATGAGAATCACCCAGGCCGCCAAGTAGTTTTCCAGGCCGAAAAGCGGGAAGAAGAAAAACGCCAACAAAAGAAAGCTGGCCAGCGTCAGCGTGTCCGAGCGCACGTTGCGGTGAACGAAGAACATGGCCAGCGGCCGCACAAATTGCGTACGCCGGTCGGCGACCTTGTGGAAATACTCTTCTTCGGACGCGCCGAAGTAGTGCAATTTGCTGTGTTTTGCCGGCATTGCCTCCCCTTTATCCTCAGTTCAAAAATGCCTGTCCATGAGCGCAGCGTCAAGAGCGATTTCCCGGCGGCAATCGTGACTTGGCGACGGACGCGGTTTCCTGTAAACAAGTGAGCGATGAAAATTCTTGGTGTCGAAACCAGTTGTGACGATACATCGGCCGCCGTGGTCACCGACGGGCGCACCGTTCACTCCTGCATCGTAAGCAGTCAAAACGAGTTTCACCGGCGATTCGGCGGTGTCGTACCCGAAGTGGCCAGCCGCGCCCACATGGAGGTTATCGACGCCGTGTGTGCCGACGCCCTCGAACGCGCCGGCGTGTCGGTCGACGGAATCGACGCCGTGGCGGTCACCAACGGCCCGGGCCTGGTCGGCTCCATCCTCGTCGGCCTGGGCTTCGCCAAGGGCTTTGCCTATGCGCGCGACTTGCCGTTCTTAGGCGTCAATCACTTGGAAGGGCACATTGCTGCCGCGTTTCTCGATGCCGAAGAACCGCATTTCCCCTTCACGGCGTTGGTCGTATCCGGCGGTCACACCCACCTGTACGAAGTGCAGGATTTTTTCACCATGAAGTTGTTGGGACAAACCGTTGACGACGCCGCGGGCGAGGCTTTCGACAAAGTCGCCAAACTGTTGGGCCTGGATTTCCCCGGCGGTATCGCTATCGATCGCCTGGCCCGTGAGGGCGACGAACGCGCCTTCGATTTGCCGCGGCCGATGCTGCACAGTGGCGATTTAATGATGAGCTTCTCCGGCTTGAAGACCGCGGTGCGCCGCCTCGTCGAGCAAGCAGGCGGCCCCGACAAACTGCCGTTGGCCGATGTGGCCGCCTCCTTTCAAGCGGCGGTCGTCGATACCTTGGTGGCGAAAAGCGCTGCCGCGATGGAACGAGCCGAACACCGGCGACTCGTGATATGCGGCGGCGTGTCCGCCAACAGCCGACTACGTGCCGCTGCCGCCGAGGCGTGCGAGGCGCGCGGGCTTTCGCTGGTGATGCCCAGTCTCGCCTATTGCACCGACAACGCCGCCATGATCGCCGGTG harbors:
- a CDS encoding Na/Pi cotransporter family protein is translated as MILEFTFKVAGGLGMFLLGMRQMSGGLQSIAGDSLRRIIDLLTSNRIAAVCVGFVITGVIQSSSITSVMVVGFVNAGLMNLTQAIGVIMGANIGTTITGWIIAIKVTKYALPMIALGAFVFLFSKREKPQLYGQVLYGLGMVFFGLHLMKDGFSPLRESEQIMVWLNHFGAGGLSSLMLTLAVGAGVCMLIQSSSAFIGIVMAMSSTGLLDFETSVALVLAANIGTTITAQLAALGTNVHARRAARAHMIFNVVGVLLTLLVFHRFIDIVDALVPNDPNLLAPDGTRPYVMTHLAMATTIFNVAFVLLFLPFVQYLAAFVAWALPDHGTQEQHLIVVDERFLETPALALEQARREVIKMSGLVKEMLDKGRALFLMESGRTTAAREIFTMEVSVDEMQKEYSIFLARLLQASLTREESEEARELIRISDELESIGDFAENLAKCYMRAKKNKTVFTTAAKADIERIGRHIGEYFDLILEAFEGQDTTLMPEAKSRGETINALADEIRNNHLGRLDGGQCDALSGLIFSDVVVSLRRIKNHTFNIAEAVALQK
- a CDS encoding CDP-alcohol phosphatidyltransferase family protein, translating into MPAKHSKLHYFGASEEEYFHKVADRRTQFVRPLAMFFVHRNVRSDTLTLASFLLLAFFFFPLFGLENYLAAWVILIISILLDGFDGPVARLGRYASDKGALLDIMNDITAMVIVGLTAIHFGHAVPLLGGLYIVTYLYMIVLIIARNVMEQPFRFVFKSKYYLFIFLLIKVHFHIDILNWFLLVFSVYQIGVTIQGMVHLRRTLPGVLGAGTRTAWPGTDVLARREKQLSRRTERRIRIREHIQRLRGRL
- the tsaD gene encoding tRNA (adenosine(37)-N6)-threonylcarbamoyltransferase complex transferase subunit TsaD, which produces MKILGVETSCDDTSAAVVTDGRTVHSCIVSSQNEFHRRFGGVVPEVASRAHMEVIDAVCADALERAGVSVDGIDAVAVTNGPGLVGSILVGLGFAKGFAYARDLPFLGVNHLEGHIAAAFLDAEEPHFPFTALVVSGGHTHLYEVQDFFTMKLLGQTVDDAAGEAFDKVAKLLGLDFPGGIAIDRLAREGDERAFDLPRPMLHSGDLMMSFSGLKTAVRRLVEQAGGPDKLPLADVAASFQAAVVDTLVAKSAAAMERAEHRRLVICGGVSANSRLRAAAAEACEARGLSLVMPSLAYCTDNAAMIAGAGYHRLVAGQRSGLDLNSYATLSGAPA